The Neorhodopirellula lusitana genome includes a window with the following:
- a CDS encoding glycerophosphodiester phosphodiesterase, which translates to MNRMLMFRCVLMCQLLAGLTLSWNCHADDTAQLPLILAHRGGAHEYEENTMEGFQACYERGIRGFETDIRMTKDGVLVLLHDDTLDRTHDASGPVENKLASELNSVRTKQGQSFLLLEEFLQYFEDKPGVYLELEMKTKNKDLYPDARVAEYCQKLHAFAKQYKPAGSDYLFTSFDERPLVTMRQLDADWPTAIIASQPLSEEFIERAKRLQATHIACRITGTSRDMVKKAQELGYKVNGWPGHRVEDYYLAIGLGLDVACTDIPTAIQKTKESLPAPPQK; encoded by the coding sequence ATGAATCGGATGCTGATGTTCCGTTGTGTGTTGATGTGCCAACTGCTTGCCGGGCTGACGTTGAGCTGGAACTGCCACGCGGATGACACGGCTCAGTTGCCTTTGATTCTGGCCCATCGTGGCGGCGCTCATGAGTACGAAGAGAACACCATGGAGGGCTTTCAGGCTTGTTACGAGCGAGGCATTCGGGGGTTCGAAACCGACATCCGGATGACCAAGGATGGCGTATTGGTTTTACTGCACGACGACACCCTCGACCGAACGCATGATGCCAGCGGCCCAGTTGAAAACAAGCTAGCGTCTGAACTAAACAGCGTGCGAACCAAACAAGGCCAATCGTTTCTGTTGCTCGAAGAATTCCTGCAGTACTTCGAAGACAAGCCGGGCGTGTACTTGGAACTGGAGATGAAGACCAAGAACAAGGATTTGTATCCTGATGCACGGGTCGCCGAGTATTGCCAGAAACTGCATGCGTTTGCCAAGCAGTACAAACCGGCAGGATCGGACTACCTCTTCACCTCCTTTGACGAGCGTCCTCTGGTCACGATGCGACAACTCGATGCCGATTGGCCGACTGCGATCATCGCCAGCCAACCGCTCTCCGAAGAATTCATCGAGCGAGCCAAACGTCTGCAAGCAACGCATATCGCCTGCCGAATCACCGGCACCTCACGCGACATGGTGAAGAAGGCTCAAGAACTAGGCTACAAAGTCAACGGCTGGCCCGGTCACCGAGTCGAGGACTACTACCTCGCGATAGGCCTGGGCCTTGATGTCGCCTGCACTGACATCCCAACCGCAATTCAGAAGACCAAAGAATCCCTCCCGGCGCCCCCCCAGAAGTAA